In the genome of Bremerella sp. P1, the window GCAATCGACAGCGTATTGGATCTGAAAGTCCGCACCAAGCAACTCAAGGATCTGTTCGATCCCGAGTTCGCCCACCAGCAGACGTGTGCGCTGTGCGATGTCTGCGGACGTGAGCTGGGCATCACGAGTCATCACATCGCCAAGAGCCAGGTGATGCACGGCACGCTCATGTCGCCGACGTGGCAGACGGCTGTGAAACGGATCGAACAGCGTGGCAAGCGAAGGGAGGAGTCGGCATGAACCCGTTTGCAACACACATCCCAGCGCTGCTTGCCTGTCTCGAACACACCTCGGGACCGGTGCTGGAACTTGGCAGCGGCTGGTTCAGCACGCCGATCGTTTCCGCGTTCGCCACGGATCGGCTTGTGCGGACGATTGAAACGAATCCCGAGTGGTACAGCCGCGTGTCGGCTCTTGGAATCTACCAGCCAATCACGCGGCACCGGCACCAGTTTCTGTTCGTGCCCGATTACAACGACGCGATGATTCTTGACCAGGACTGGGACGTGGTAATCCTCGACCACGAACCGCCACCACGCCGTGGACATGACGCGCTCGTGCTTCGCGATCGCTGCCGGCTCATGATCGGCCACGACTCCGAGCATCCCGACTATCGCTACGGCGAAGCTTTCGACCAGTTTCATTACCGATTCACCGATTCCCGGCGACTCCCCTGGACCACAGTCGTCAGCGACGAGCCGCTTGACTGGCTGGCGGACGCACTTCGGTTTCCAGGAGGCCTCGCATGAAGCTGGCTGCACTCTGCTGTACGTTCCGACGTCCCCACACGCTGGGACAACTCGTCGAATCATTCCTCCGGCAGGATTATCCCGCCGAACTGCGCGAACTCGTGATCCTCGACGACGCGGGCCAGTACGAGAACCAGGCCGGCGATGGCTGGCGGCTGGTGTCGATCCCGCGGCGATTCAGATCGCTGGGCGAGAAGCGAAACGCGTGCGCCGCGTTGGCATCGCCCGACGTTGAGGGAGTCTTGATCGCTGATGACGACGACATCTATTTACCCCATTGGTTTCGAGCAACCGCAGAAGCGCTCAGCCAAGCAGAATGGTCGCGGCCCGGTCTCGTGTTGCTTGAACATGGCGATGGGCTGAAAGAACATGATACAGCCGGTCTTTATCACGGCGGATGGGCATTTCGAAAGACCGCCTTCGATCGCGTTCGCGGTTATGGACCTCACAACAACGGCGAGGACCAGGAACTGGCCGGTCGCTTGAACGAAGCAGGCGTCACCGCATTCGATCCGTGCGAGTTGAACGATCCTTTCTACATCTACCGATATGACAACTGCAGTTACCACCTGAGTTACATGGACGACAACGGATACCGAGAGCTGGGAAATGACCGAGATCAAACCAAATCAACGGTCGCAGCCGGTTGGCCTCGTGACTTCTCGACATTGCCCGTTATTCGTCGATTCACGTTCGCGCCCCACGTTTCACATGACGATGGCAAGATGCGAGTCGAATTGATCGGCCCGGTAGATTCGCCAGGTGGCAACGGGCCATCGAACGGGATGTTTGCATTGCAAAAAGAACTCAAGAAACGAATCGCCGAAGGTCTCGACTGGCTTTCAATCAAATCGCTACCTGTCAGTAAAGGAGCATTACCTTGGTTCTGGAACTGGGCCGACCGCCGTTACGCGGCCTGGTGGGATTCCGAGGGCCTCCCTTTCGTTCAAGGCCCAAACATGCTCTTTACCGACTCTTCATGCCCACGAATCGATGCGGAAGAATGCGCATTACTGGACGCCAAGAACTGCCGCGCCATGTTCTGCCACTCGGAATGGTATCGCGACCTAATCACCAAGCACCGCGGGCCGGACAATCAGTCCGAAATCGTCATGTGGCCCTACCCAATCGATCCCAGGCCCGGCGGACCATTGTCCGACAAATACGACTTGCTGATTTATGCCAAGAACGGTCACCGTCCCCAACTCCTGGAACATTTGGCCGAACTCTACCCGCGCCACATCCAAATCCACTACGGAAAATACAAGCGCGAAGAACTCTACGCGGCCGCCCGACAATCCCGCGCGTGTGCTTACCTTGCGGACGACGATCACGGGCCGTTGGCTTTGCAGGAAATCCTGCTGGCTGGTTGTCCTACTGTGGGTGTTCGTACTGGTGCACCGTTTGTCGAACATGGCAAAACCGGATTCGTGGTTGATCGTTTACCGCCGGGTCGTCAGTGCGTGTCTGGAGACGAAGACGCCGCCGCACTCGCCAAATTCTTACAGGCGATTGATCAAGCACAATCACAGAGCCGAAAAACGGTTCGCCTGTGCGCCATGGAAATATTCGACACCAAGCATGTTGTCGAAAACGTCATCGACGTATTGGCGAACATCCGAAAATCAATCGCTTCCGACGCAGTTACCGCCGACCATTTACAAAAGGGGAATGGAATTCCATGAACAGCCAACTCATCGTACCGGTAGTGGAACATTCTCAGCCAAAGCCACGACTTTTCGGTTACGCTCGCGTATCAACCGACGATCAGGATTTGAGTTTGCAGATCGATGCTTTGACCAAGCAAGGCATCCCCACGAAGGCAATCTTCATGGATAAGGTGTCGGGAGCAAAAACTGACCGGCCAGGTTTGAACGAATGCCTGGAGACCCTACAACCGGGTGACATTCTTGTTGTCTGGCGTTTGGATCGTTTGGGGCGATCGATGCGTCATTTGATAACGTTGGTCGAAGACTTGCGTAACAAAGGGATTGGCTTTCGGTCGGTTAGCGAAGGTGCAATTGACACCACCTGTGCCTCGGGTGAGTTGATCTTCAACATATTCTCGGCGTTGGCCCAGTTTGAACGGCGTTTGATTCAGGAACGAACCAAAGCCGGTTTGGCTGCCGCCCGCGCACGAGGCCGAATGGGAGGCCGTCCGAAAACGAGTCCCAACGACGCCAAGGTCAGGCTGGCGAAAACTCTGTTGGCGGACAAATCCCTGGAGGTGGACGATATTTGCGAAACGCTGAAAATCTCGCGGTCCACGCTGTATCGGTACGCGAATCTGTAAAATTGGCTCCGGCGGGCAATGTCAGAATCCGGTGGTTTGATGCGCGACCCAGAAAAGGTACGGGTTGTTGAAAGCGGAGCCGGTTATCGCACTTGCCCGTGCCTGGCAGTGGCAGGAAGAGCTGGAGTCGGGTGAGTTTTCGACAGTGGAGGATTTAGCATCCGCGAAAAAGATTGATGTGAGTTACGTTCGCCGAATGCTCCGCCTCAATTCTCTGGCTCCCGATATCGTCGAGGTGATTCTGGATGATCGGGCTCCGGTTGGCCTCAGTCTGACCAAGCTTCATTGTGGGATCCCGTTGAATTGGCGGGAGCAAAGCAAGAGATTCCTCGTCGTCGGCTGATCGACGTAACAACGCCGGAAAATTCGTTTGATTCACGG includes:
- a CDS encoding recombinase family protein, producing the protein MNSQLIVPVVEHSQPKPRLFGYARVSTDDQDLSLQIDALTKQGIPTKAIFMDKVSGAKTDRPGLNECLETLQPGDILVVWRLDRLGRSMRHLITLVEDLRNKGIGFRSVSEGAIDTTCASGELIFNIFSALAQFERRLIQERTKAGLAAARARGRMGGRPKTSPNDAKVRLAKTLLADKSLEVDDICETLKISRSTLYRYANL
- a CDS encoding glycosyltransferase, which codes for MKLAALCCTFRRPHTLGQLVESFLRQDYPAELRELVILDDAGQYENQAGDGWRLVSIPRRFRSLGEKRNACAALASPDVEGVLIADDDDIYLPHWFRATAEALSQAEWSRPGLVLLEHGDGLKEHDTAGLYHGGWAFRKTAFDRVRGYGPHNNGEDQELAGRLNEAGVTAFDPCELNDPFYIYRYDNCSYHLSYMDDNGYRELGNDRDQTKSTVAAGWPRDFSTLPVIRRFTFAPHVSHDDGKMRVELIGPVDSPGGNGPSNGMFALQKELKKRIAEGLDWLSIKSLPVSKGALPWFWNWADRRYAAWWDSEGLPFVQGPNMLFTDSSCPRIDAEECALLDAKNCRAMFCHSEWYRDLITKHRGPDNQSEIVMWPYPIDPRPGGPLSDKYDLLIYAKNGHRPQLLEHLAELYPRHIQIHYGKYKREELYAAARQSRACAYLADDDHGPLALQEILLAGCPTVGVRTGAPFVEHGKTGFVVDRLPPGRQCVSGDEDAAALAKFLQAIDQAQSQSRKTVRLCAMEIFDTKHVVENVIDVLANIRKSIASDAVTADHLQKGNGIP